GGTTGCTGGGCGAGGACTGCAGCGGCTGGCTGCGGGGGGACGTGGGCAGCGAGGGGTTGGAGAGCGAGGAGGACAGGGAGGAAGGCAGGGACTGGTtggagagggaggaggggatggaggagctgctgtgggaggaCTGGAGCGAGGGGTTGCTGAGGGaggcctgcagggaggggctgcGCAGGGAGGCCTGCAGGTTGGGGTTGCTCAGGGAGGACTGCAGGGACGGGTTACtcagggagctctgcagaggtGAGGGGAGTCCTGTGGGGATAAAAACAGAGAGCACCGTTAccccggcacggccccgagCCCCGGGACGGCCCGGGCGGGGCTCCCGGGGCACGGGGGGGGGATGGAGGGGGAACGGAGCGGTCACAGCGATGGAGACGGACACAGGGACGGACACACACCCCGGGCAGGGGGACGGGGGGGGAGATGGGCTCCTCCCAGCCCCCTGTCACCATCAGACCCCAGGAATGAGAGCTGCGCTCCCCCCGGGCCCCCACAACGCCTTTGGACCCCATAGGGCAACAGGGCGGGAGCTGGGCTCCCCCCAcacacccacagcacccccaaatccaccaaaccccatcccctcccccagACTGGCCAGGCCCCATCCCAGACTGGGAATCCTGGAGCCACCCCAGGTCACCTCCTGGGGGTGGGGGGTCTCTGTGTCCCCCCACCTTTGCTGagctccccgtgtcccccacagcagtgcccagccttGGGGTGCTCTGTGCCcccccgggcggggcgggggtccTGGCTCACCTGGGGGGTCGTAGCCCAGCCCCACGCCGCCGGTGCCGCTGATGCCCAGGTGGGTCATGGTGGTGGCCAGGttggaggtgctgctgcccccACTCAGGGCGGGGTACGGGGCCTCCTCGGGGTCCAGGGGGGTGGGCAAGGGGGACGGGAAGTGCAGCGTGGTCAGGTCGGGCAGGGACCCCCCCGTGTTGAGGGCCGAGGGCATGAGGGGCACGTTGGCAGCTTGATCCGGGGATGGGAAtatgctggggagggggcagaggcaggatcagggcaggagcagggctgcctcCCCACGCAGCCCGTGcccagagccccctccccatgccagcccctctctgggagccccctccccatcccagcccccccCAGCACTCACTGggagccccctccccatcccagcccctctctgggagccccctccccaccccagcccctctctgggagccccctccccaccccagcacTCACTGGATTCCCGGGACCTCGCAGGAGCGCGGCCGGGCCGAGGAGGACGAGAGCTGTGGGATCAAAGCAGGGCAAtgaggccaggccaggccacagggctggggacagcaagtgggggacacagggggacatCCCCACCCACCTTCTTGGTGTCCCAGGGCTTCAGCGAGTGCTTGTTGTCATCGAAGTTCTCTTCGATGGGAGGCACTTGGAAAAGAAACactgggaaggggacagggggtcagggggaggagggggcaCAGAGGGGTGCACATGAGACCCccccagggacagaggggacctggggacacacaggggtgacatcagagcccCCCCGGCACAGAGGGGACCTGGGGGCACGGCCGGGTGCCACGCTCACCTTTGCTGTCCGAGTCCCCGTCCAGGAAACCTgcggggcagcaggagggtcagGGGAGCCccgaggggagggggctgccctgggagcccccagggGGGCGTGGGGAGCTCACCAGCACGGCGGCCGGGCGGGGGTCCGGCCTGAGAGGGGCCCAGGTAGGCGTCCTGGGGCGCGGGGTTCATCACGCTCGTGTGCAGCGCCGAGTCCGAATTCGTCCTGGGAGCGGGGAGAGCTGCCTGGACCCCGGCCCCCTCCCCACtgacagcccccagcccagccccagccccctcctGCTGTTCCTGTGCCCCCTCCTCATGTGGGTGCCTCTCCCTGCGCCCCCTCCCCACGggggtctctctccctgtgcccccagacctgctcccatctcctccaccaCCCCCCGGCAtggggggacaatggggacccccagggaccctttaggggctgggggcacccgGGGTGTTCCCAGTGAGTTGTTCCAAGGCAGAGGAGGGCTGGGAAAAGGCCGCTGGGACGAGTGACAAAGAGGGACATTGTTCAGCTGTGGCACAGGGGGGCAAAGGGACCCCTCCAGCGGGGGGCCCTGAggggtccccagggccacctcctCCCCAGGGGGGTCCCCAGGGCCCCTCCAggggtccccagggccacctcctctgcaggggctccaagcaAGGGTTGGAGCCTGGCTTGGGAACAGGGAGAACACGGAATCAAGCCATCCATTACCTGTTGAGAGCTGAGGGCAGCCGGAATAAATGTCctttttccatggggaaattgcTCCAGGGCATGGTCCTGTGGAGGGACACGGTGGGACCAGGGGAGGCAGTGGGGTGGGCAACAAGGAGCCATGGGGGAGGCAGGGCACCCCTCAGTGACCCTcgaccccattccctgccctgggagggctgggaacagcaggGAGATGGGAACAACAGGGagatgggatggggacagggacatggggtgGGGACAGAGACATGGCTGCCACACCCCATACTGGGACACAGACACTCAAGGAATGGAGCTGGAGCTCAGActtgtcacctgtccctgggAATTCCCCTGATCCAGACCCCTCttcctggggacactttgcggGACAATCCCAAAATCTGAGGGACAGGAGCTTCCCCCATCTTTCTCCCAGCAAttccctctgccccatcccagatCCCAGGAACGGcgcctgtgccagagcctcttcCACCCCCAAACCTCCAGGATGGGAACGAGATGGGGACAGGCACGCAGGACCCAGGGAAAGCAGGGAATCACCTCCTCCAGCTGGGCTCGGGCGGAGGTGACAGGTACGTGGGTCCGTAGGGAGAGCTGTCGATGTGGGGGGCACGTTAAGGGCCACACGGAGAGCTGGGGGGTTCCCAAATCCCCTGGGAAGGGCTCGGGGGCAGcgctggggacacgggacaaAGGATATCTGCCGGACGTAGCGGCGCAGCGGGGACATCATCCTGCGCGGGTCCCGCTGCACGCGCTCCACCAGCCCGTGGTGCCGCGTGCTCCGCGTGGAATCCAGCGGCGACGGGCCCTGAGGGGAGGCAGAGGGGCTCAGCACCGCCTCCCCCTCCAGCCGCGGGTGAAGGGGTCgaggagcagcccctccagcccgccccaggggctgccagggccccGAGGAGTCACCTGGAAGTCGGGAGCGCCGGTGCCGAGCTGGTTGACGTTGGGCAGGGAGCCGCTGTAGAAGGGGCCCCGGCTGTGGGCCAGCCGCAGCTTCTGCGCCTGC
This window of the Passer domesticus isolate bPasDom1 chromosome 32, bPasDom1.hap1, whole genome shotgun sequence genome carries:
- the CRTC2 gene encoding CREB-regulated transcription coactivator 2 isoform X1, with the translated sequence MAAAGAGAGPGPGAGPSAGAGASNPRKFSEKIALQKQRQAEETAAFEEVMMEICSTRLQAQKLRLAHSRGPFYSGSLPNVNQLGTGAPDFQGPSPLDSTRSTRHHGLVERVQRDPRRMMSPLRRYVRQIDSSPYGPTYLSPPPEPSWRRTMPWSNFPMEKGHLFRLPSALNRTNSDSALHTSVMNPAPQDAYLGPSQAGPPPGRRAGFLDGDSDSKVFLFQVPPIEENFDDNKHSLKPWDTKKLSSSSARPRSCEVPGIHIFPSPDQAANVPLMPSALNTGGSLPDLTTLHFPSPLPTPLDPEEAPYPALSGGSSTSNLATTMTHLGISGTGGVGLGYDPPGLPSPLQSSLSNPSLQSSLSNPNLQASLRSPSLQASLSNPSLQSSHSSSSIPSSLSNQSLPSSLSSSLSNPSLPTSPRSQPLQSSPSNPSLPSGLGGSFAATSPRRRVPLSPLSLPVAGDCRRQHPKQFSPTMSPTLSSITQGVPLDTSKLPADQRLPPYPYGQPGMLLGSQPPPRAPAPPQRPYNPPYTPGSALGQPLAQPPGDFGLGSLEQFGVGESPPGNSGGFPEELGVLSYPPSEGGYDPPGLNRPNLSNCSRHGPIPNIIFTGDSPPGLSKEIATALAGVPGFEVEGGSLGGLGGLEEELRIEPLTLDGLSMLSDPCALLTDPAVEDSFRSDRLQ
- the CRTC2 gene encoding CREB-regulated transcription coactivator 2 isoform X2; the encoded protein is MAAAGAGAGPGPGAGPSAGAGASNPRKFSEKIALQKQRQAEETAAFEEVMMEICSTRLQAQKLRLAHSRGPFYSGSLPNVNQLGTGAPDFQGPSPLDSTRSTRHHGLVERVQRDPRRMMSPLRRYVRQIDSSPYGPTYLSPPPEPSWRRTMPWSNFPMEKGHLFRLPSALNRTNSDSALHTSVMNPAPQDAYLGPSQAGPPPGRRAGFLDGDSDSKVFLFQVPPIEENFDDNKHSLKPWDTKKLSSSSARPRSCEVPGIHIFPSPDQAANVPLMPSALNTGGSLPDLTTLHFPSPLPTPLDPEEAPYPALSGGSSTSNLATTMTHLGISGTGGVGLGYDPPGRPPGHQQAAGGSAAAALPLRPAGNAAGLPAPPAGPRAPPAPLQPPLHPRQRPGAAPGTAPRRLRPGQPGAVRGRGEPPREQRRVPRGAGGPELPPERGGLRPPRPEPPKPEQLQPPRPHPQHHLHRRLPPGAVQGDRHGAGGGPGLRGGGGVSGGAGGAGGGAAHRAADAGRAEHAERPLRAAHRPRRGGFLPLRPPPVSPGRLRAPPAAPAPRPRRPLRSR